CGCCGCAGGCACGTGCGCATGCGTCTGCGTCTCCCAGGTCTGCCCCTGCCACTGCTGCGTGTACTGCTGAGCGGCCTGCGGGTCCTCGTACGCCTGGTACCCGGGCCACGCCTGGCCCTGCTGGGCCTGGTGGCCCTGCTGCTGATACGGGTCGTACCCCTGCGGGTACTGCCCCTCGTACTGCCCCTCGTACGGCTGGTCGGTCATCGTCACCCTCCTGCGAACGGCGGGAGCACCTCGACCGTGCCGCCGTCGGCCAGCCGTACCGTCTCATGTCCGCGGGTGCCCACGGGGTCACCGTCGACGAGGAACGAGCATCGCCGCAGGACACGGACCAGTTCACCGGGGTGTCGCCCGCGCACCCCGTCGAGCGCCTCGGCGAGCGTGTCCGCGTCGAACGGCTCCTCGGCGATCCCGGCCGCGGCCTTCGCGGCGGCCCAGTAGCGCACCGTGACCTTTGGCATCCGATCCTCAATCAGTCGGTGGTGTACACCGCCAGGCTAGCCGGACTGTCCGACAGCCCAGTCCCCGATCCGCGCCAGCAGCCCGTCGTCGGCCGCGTGCTCGGCGTGGCCCATGCCGGGCTCCAGCCAGAGTTCCCCGTGGTCACCGGCGGCATCGGCCAGCATGCGCGGGTGGTCGACCGGGAAGTAGCCGTCCAGTTCGCCGTGCACGATCAGCAGGGGTGTCGGGGCGATCCTCGGCACCGCCTCCACGGGAGACAGCGGGACCGGGTCCCAGTCCCGGTGGTGGATCCGCGTACGGAAGCCGTAGCGGCCGACCAGGCGCCCCTCGGGGCGGGTCACCAGCCAGTGGAGCCGCCGCATGGGGGCCGTACCCCGGTAATACCAACGGGCCGGCGCACTCACGGAGACCACCGCATCCGTATGAGCTTCCATATGGGCTTCCGTACGCACCTCCGTACGCACCTCCGTACGCACCTCCCCGCGCGCTTCCGTGCGCCCCCCATGCCGCGCCCCGTACAGCGCCGCGTGCCGCAGCACCACCGAGCCGCCCATGGAGAAGCCGACGGTGACCACGCGCGCGTGGCCGTGCGAGCGGGCCCATCGCACCGCCGCGGCCAGGTCCAGCACCTCCCGGTCGCCGACCGTCGACCGCCCGCCGGAGGCGCCGTGGCCCCGGAAGGAGAACGAGACGACGGCTCCGTACGGGGTGAAGGCCCGCACCACCCGTCGCACGTGTGGCCGGTCCACATCGCCGGTGAAGCCGTGCGCGATCACGAACACCAGGTCACGGGCAGGTGGCCGCGAGGCGTCGTATACGACGTCCCCCGGGTCGTATACGGAATCGATCGTCACACCATCGGTGGTGTGCAGAAACGTCCGTATAGGGGTACTTCTGCTCGTCTCAGAGTGCGGACGAATGGTGGATCGGGCCACATGACCTGCCGGAGTAGTGCTCATGTGGGCTATTCTGCTGGGCAGAGGACTCGGGCAGCGTAGCCCCCGAGTCCTTTTGTGCTTTCGGAAGCGTTGTATACGACGCGGGAAACCGCAGGTGTACGGGGCCCCGGGATCGCAGAGCATGGCCGCAAACGTCCTCGCAGGGACCGAGGAGGAACACGACGTATGAGTTCTCTGCTGCTCCTGACCAACGCTCTCCAGCCGTCCACGGAGGTGCTTCCCGCACTCGGTCTGCTGCTGCACAACGTGCGCGTAGCCCCGGCGGAAGGGCCTGCCCTCGTCGACACCCCGGGTGCCGACGCCATTCTGATCGACGGGCGCCGTGACCTGCCGCAGGTCCGCAGCCTGTGCCAGCTGCTGCGGTCCACCGGGCCCGGCTGTCCTCTCATCCTCGTCGTGACGGAGGGCGGGCTCGCCGCCGTCACCGCCGACTGGGGCATCGACGACGTCCTGCTGGACACCGCCGGACCGGCGGAGGTCGAGGCGCGCCTGCGCCTGGCCATGGGCCGCCAGCAGATCGTCAACGACGACTCCCCCATGGAGATCCGCAACGGCGACCTGTCGGTCGACGAGGCGACCTACTCCGCCAAGCTCAAGGGCCGGGTCCTCGACCTCACCTTCAAGGAGTTCGAGCTCCTGAAGTACCTCGCCCAGCACCCGGGCCGCGTCTTCACCCGCGCGCAGCTCCTCCAGGAGGTCTGGGGGTACGACTACTTCGGCGGCACCCGAACGGTCGACGTGCACGTACGACGGCTGCGCGCCAAGCTCGGACCCGAACACGAGTCGCTGATCGGGACCGTCCGGAACGTCGGTTATCGATTCGTTACGCCGGAGAAGGGCGACCGCGGCGTGGACGAGGCGAAGGCCAAGGCAAGCCAGGCAAAGCCGGAGGATGCGGACGAGGCGGCCGCTCTGGACAGCGCGGAGATCGCGGCCGAGGCATGACGGAAGCCCGCTCTGGGGCCTGTCCGGCGGATCAGGTCGCAGGAAAGCAGCGGCGCCAATAAGCGCAGGTGAGCGGGGTCTGGTGCGTCCAGCTGCAAGGCGGAGGAGGGAGTCGACGCGGAGCGTCGGGGACCGACGACAACGCCGCAGATGGGCGTGCCGGACCCCGCGTCTGCGGCATGATCCGCCGGACAGGCCCCAGCGTCGCTCCCGCACACGCGGGGTCCTTCCGGCGCAGGTGGGGTGCTTCACGCCCTGCCCAGAGCGGGTCCATCCGCGTAGACTCCGCGCGTGGCCAAGGTAACCAGGGATGATGTGGCGCGGCTGGCGGGTACGTCCACCGCCGTCGTCAGCTATGTCATCAACAACGGACCCCGGCCGGTTGCCCCGGCCACGCGCGAGCGTGTCCTCGCCGCCATCAAGGAGCTGGG
The nucleotide sequence above comes from Streptomyces sp. NL15-2K. Encoded proteins:
- a CDS encoding alpha/beta hydrolase, whose translation is MSTTPAGHVARSTIRPHSETSRSTPIRTFLHTTDGVTIDSVYDPGDVVYDASRPPARDLVFVIAHGFTGDVDRPHVRRVVRAFTPYGAVVSFSFRGHGASGGRSTVGDREVLDLAAAVRWARSHGHARVVTVGFSMGGSVVLRHAALYGARHGGRTEARGEVRTEVRTEVRTEAHMEAHTDAVVSVSAPARWYYRGTAPMRRLHWLVTRPEGRLVGRYGFRTRIHHRDWDPVPLSPVEAVPRIAPTPLLIVHGELDGYFPVDHPRMLADAAGDHGELWLEPGMGHAEHAADDGLLARIGDWAVGQSG
- a CDS encoding response regulator transcription factor, translating into MSSLLLLTNALQPSTEVLPALGLLLHNVRVAPAEGPALVDTPGADAILIDGRRDLPQVRSLCQLLRSTGPGCPLILVVTEGGLAAVTADWGIDDVLLDTAGPAEVEARLRLAMGRQQIVNDDSPMEIRNGDLSVDEATYSAKLKGRVLDLTFKEFELLKYLAQHPGRVFTRAQLLQEVWGYDYFGGTRTVDVHVRRLRAKLGPEHESLIGTVRNVGYRFVTPEKGDRGVDEAKAKASQAKPEDADEAAALDSAEIAAEA
- a CDS encoding MoaD/ThiS family protein, translated to MPKVTVRYWAAAKAAAGIAEEPFDADTLAEALDGVRGRHPGELVRVLRRCSFLVDGDPVGTRGHETVRLADGGTVEVLPPFAGG